One window of Camelina sativa cultivar DH55 chromosome 4, Cs, whole genome shotgun sequence genomic DNA carries:
- the LOC109132569 gene encoding axial regulator YABBY 1-like: protein MTDPPEKRQRVPSAYNRFIKEEIQRIKAGNPDISHREAFSAAAKNWAHFPHIHFGLVPDNQPVKKTNMPQQEGEDNMVMKDGFYAPAANVGVTPY, encoded by the exons ATGACTGACC CTCCAGAGAAAAGACAGAGAGTCCCATCCGCATATAACCGATTCATCAA GGAGGAGATCCAACGCATCAAAGCTGGTAATCCTGATATAAGCCACAGAGAAGCCTTTAGTGCTGCTGCCAAGAAT TGGGCCCACTTCCCCCACATACACTTCGGGCTCGTGCCAGACAATCAACCCGTGAAGAAAACCAACATGCCCCAACAG gaggGAGAGGATAACATGGTGATGAAAGATGGGTTCTATGCTCCTGCGGCTAACGTTGGCGTGACTCCttactaa
- the LOC104783070 gene encoding axial regulator YABBY 1: protein MSMSSMSSPSSAVFSPDHLSPSDHLCYVQCNFCDTILAVSVPYTSLFKTVTVRCGCCTTLLSVNMRLVLPASNQLQLQLGPHSYFNSQNIMEELRDAPSNMNMMMMNQHSNMNDIPSFMDLHQQHEIPKAPPVNRPPEKRQRVPSAYNRFIKEEIQRIKAGNPDISHREAFSAAAKNWAHFPHIHFGLVPDNQPVKKTNMPQQEGEDNMVMKDGFYAPAANVGVTPY, encoded by the exons ATGTCTATGTCGTCTATGTCTTCCCCTTCCTCAGCTGTTTTCTCACCGGACCACCTCTCTCCTTCCGACCATCTCTGCTATGTCCAATGCAACTTTTGCGACACCATTCTTGCG GTTAGTGTTCCTTACACGAGCTTGTTCAAGACCGTCACTGTTCGATGTGGTTGCTGTACCACTCTCCTGTCTGTGAACATGAGACTTGTCCTCCCAGCTTCTAACCAGCTCCAGCTCCAGCTCGGTCCTCACTCTTACTTCAATTCCCAGAACATTATG GAGGAGCTAAGAGATGCACCGTCTAAcatgaatatgatgatgatgaatcaacACTCTAACATGAATGACATACCATCTTTCATGGATCTTCATCAACAACATGAGATTCCTAAAGCACCACCCGTTAACCGCC CTCCAGAGAAAAGACAGAGAGTCCCATCCGCATATAACCGATTCATCAA GGAGGAGATCCAACGCATCAAAGCTGGTAATCCTGATATAAGCCACAGAGAAGCCTTTAGTGCTGCTGCCAAGAAT TGGGCCCACTTCCCCCACATACACTTCGGGCTCGTGCCAGACAATCAACCCGTGAAGAAAACCAACATGCCCCAACAG gaggGAGAGGATAACATGGTGATGAAAGATGGGTTCTATGCTCCTGCGGCTAACGTTGGCGTGACTCCttactaa